A window from Thermoflexus sp. encodes these proteins:
- a CDS encoding tetratricopeptide repeat protein: MGILEALFGKDDMGEGMQRLLQGEHEEAMERFTRVLERDPGNAQAWFHRGMAYLESGRPEAAIRDFTESLRRKEDPDTYYNRAMAWLDLRDLERALADLDAALRLDPEDAEAWNMRAIVEAERGDSARALQDIERAIERGHPFAGAPGGSGGGPAGSPGGMAAAEGTGGGGAGGAARPGVEEALQRLGERG, encoded by the coding sequence ATGGGGATCCTGGAGGCGCTGTTCGGGAAGGATGACATGGGGGAGGGCATGCAGAGGCTGCTGCAGGGGGAACATGAAGAGGCCATGGAGCGGTTCACCCGGGTTCTGGAGCGGGATCCCGGGAATGCGCAGGCGTGGTTTCATCGGGGGATGGCGTATCTGGAGAGCGGGCGGCCGGAAGCGGCGATCCGGGATTTCACGGAGAGCCTGCGGCGGAAGGAGGATCCGGATACGTATTACAACCGGGCGATGGCCTGGCTGGATCTGCGGGATCTGGAGCGGGCGCTGGCCGATCTGGACGCCGCCCTGCGGCTGGACCCGGAGGACGCGGAGGCCTGGAACATGCGGGCGATCGTGGAGGCGGAGCGGGGGGATTCCGCGCGGGCTTTGCAGGACATCGAGCGGGCGATCGAGCGGGGGCATCCTTTTGCGGGAGCGCCTGGGGGATCTGGAGGGGGCCCGGCGGGATCTCCGGGAGGCATGGCGGCGGCGGAGGGAACTGGAGGAGGAGGGGCGGGAGGCGCTGCTCGCCCGGGTGTGGAAGAGGCCCTGCAGCGGCTCGGCGAGCGGGGATGA
- a CDS encoding TadE/TadG family type IV pilus assembly protein, whose amino-acid sequence MRGLWDERGAETVELIAGLPLLFLFVLVGWQLLAVGYTAMVASAAARECARQEAVGASGIAAAQRVIGAWAPGAQVQPLGGGDARGCQVTLRPPQVPLPFRLHERIQLPPVVVTAWMRWERRFGW is encoded by the coding sequence ATGCGTGGCCTTTGGGATGAGCGCGGCGCGGAGACGGTGGAGCTCATCGCCGGGCTTCCGCTCCTGTTTCTGTTTGTGCTGGTGGGGTGGCAGTTGCTCGCGGTGGGCTACACGGCGATGGTGGCCTCGGCCGCCGCCCGGGAGTGCGCCCGACAGGAGGCGGTGGGCGCCAGCGGCATCGCCGCGGCCCAACGGGTGATCGGAGCCTGGGCGCCGGGGGCCCAAGTGCAACCCCTCGGGGGCGGGGATGCCCGGGGATGTCAGGTGACGCTGCGACCGCCCCAGGTGCCGTTGCCCTTCCGGCTCCATGAGCGCATCCAGTTGCCGCCCGTGGTGGTCACGGCCTGGATGCGCTGGGAGAGGAGGTTCGGATGGTGA
- a CDS encoding pilus assembly protein TadG-related protein: MVRAWWREERGASTLLMIILGFLLVLGAAVLFNFAILGYVRHRAVTGADAAALAGAEEIARYLSTTWELCAPAGTPPAEIVREYDMARPQAAVWSQMGFAQASAYAAANGSRLTRYRVRWGAETWNVQGYPLRQILVDSAVKRPYGLAGPVVGGRQGEMGAEATAEVYLSRYEFNAWDCSPNPETPMVYYWFRFTWRIRLVR; encoded by the coding sequence ATGGTGAGGGCGTGGTGGCGGGAAGAACGGGGGGCCTCGACGCTGCTGATGATCATCCTGGGCTTCCTGCTGGTGCTCGGGGCGGCCGTGCTCTTCAACTTCGCCATCCTCGGCTACGTCCGGCACCGGGCGGTGACGGGGGCCGATGCCGCCGCCCTGGCCGGCGCAGAGGAGATCGCCCGGTATCTGAGCACCACGTGGGAGCTGTGCGCCCCTGCCGGGACGCCACCCGCGGAGATCGTGAGGGAATACGACATGGCCCGCCCTCAGGCGGCGGTGTGGTCCCAGATGGGATTCGCCCAGGCTTCCGCTTATGCGGCCGCCAACGGAAGCCGCCTCACCCGCTACCGGGTGCGCTGGGGGGCCGAAACCTGGAACGTGCAGGGATACCCGCTGCGGCAGATCCTGGTCGATAGCGCCGTGAAGCGCCCCTACGGGCTGGCGGGACCGGTGGTGGGGGGGCGTCAGGGGGAGATGGGGGCGGAGGCGACGGCCGAGGTCTATCTGAGCCGGTATGAATTCAATGCCTGGGATTGCAGCCCGAATCCGGAAACCCCCATGGTTTACTACTGGTTTCGCTTCACGTGGAGGATCCGTCTGGTACGGTGA
- a CDS encoding RDD family protein, translating into METRGLHLASPFRRLMAGVVESLVFYIDLFAVLTPLGVIGALLDNRRSSASQTAGAAIGGIGFLLICGLSLAYLAITLYLWTQGMSLGKWLLGMQVVHEDGRPAGFWTMLVREIIGKPLSALVFYLGYLWVLIDREHQGWHDKLVRTWVVMRSGSG; encoded by the coding sequence ATGGAGACGAGGGGCTTGCATCTGGCTTCCCCGTTTCGGCGGCTGATGGCTGGCGTGGTGGAATCCCTGGTCTTCTATATCGACCTGTTTGCCGTGCTGACTCCCCTGGGGGTGATCGGCGCGCTGCTGGATAATCGGCGTTCCTCCGCTTCTCAAACGGCTGGAGCCGCGATCGGCGGAATTGGGTTCCTCCTGATCTGTGGCCTGAGTCTGGCCTACCTGGCGATCACGCTCTATCTCTGGACCCAGGGCATGAGCCTGGGGAAGTGGTTGCTGGGCATGCAGGTGGTGCATGAGGATGGGCGCCCCGCCGGCTTCTGGACGATGCTGGTGCGGGAGATCATCGGCAAGCCCCTTTCGGCCCTGGTCTTTTATCTGGGCTACCTGTGGGTGCTGATCGATCGGGAACATCAGGGGTGGCACGATAAGCTGGTGCGCACCTGGGTGGTGATGCGGTCCGGATCAGGATGA
- a CDS encoding M1 family metallopeptidase yields the protein MSRWAWAAILIAIAGAGCGIGFALGALAVPELARRMGTAYRAPTVPAAPIATPILPAATVPLRPSPSPEEALVPTATPLPTYTPTPPRTRMAPPPAFPETPEALPLEVPDPPSEPEWLVGLSPSARAAGVDRRPVYRIGGVLEPQSGRLRGRLILTFPYERGAPLRALCFRAWANAPASGGSRLEVGIIRQGGRPVSPNWSLDRTAFTVTLPSPLQPGETVELEMPFTVTIGARAGGYGLMQKTGDGRLVLYYGYPELARIQEGRCVLDPPWENGDLHQAEAAHFALRLRLPEGMALAASGVTVRESAGPGGWQTVEIVAPYTRNFVMVAGEMRRISVERDGIRVNGFYRNAPAAEARRALEDAADALERFGRAFGDYPLAELDVVEVPLRGGAAGVEASGLVMIGEDLYGMGDLNGLFGGLSPGGGTLDLLGFVVAHEVAHQWWYGMVGNDAHREPWLDEGLTNWSAVFWVEQAHGPEAARMTWDLLVLFPYRFRLMEGDLPLNMPAERYSPWDYAAIVYGKGAWMMEVLRREMGEERFFAFLRRYLQRHRWSWATGDSWRETLAEFMGKERAEAFYQRWVTGAGVTEKDLPPSETLDPLLRDPTMAALLRSLLELLMQAQP from the coding sequence ATGTCTCGATGGGCGTGGGCAGCGATTCTGATCGCGATCGCCGGCGCGGGGTGCGGGATCGGGTTCGCCCTCGGGGCGCTGGCCGTCCCTGAGCTCGCCCGACGTATGGGCACGGCATACCGTGCCCCTACCGTTCCTGCTGCCCCGATCGCCACGCCGATCCTTCCAGCGGCCACCGTCCCCCTTCGCCCTTCTCCGTCGCCGGAGGAGGCCCTCGTTCCCACCGCCACACCCCTCCCGACGTATACTCCCACGCCGCCCCGGACGCGGATGGCGCCCCCGCCCGCCTTCCCCGAAACCCCAGAGGCCCTCCCGCTGGAGGTGCCCGATCCGCCATCCGAGCCAGAATGGCTCGTCGGGCTCTCCCCCTCGGCGAGGGCCGCGGGCGTGGACCGCCGTCCCGTTTACCGGATCGGCGGGGTGCTGGAGCCGCAGTCCGGACGGCTGCGGGGCCGCCTGATCCTGACCTTCCCTTATGAGCGGGGCGCGCCCCTCCGGGCCCTCTGCTTCCGGGCGTGGGCCAACGCCCCGGCCTCGGGGGGCTCCCGTCTCGAGGTGGGGATCATCCGGCAGGGCGGCCGACCGGTTTCCCCCAACTGGAGCCTCGATCGCACGGCCTTCACCGTGACGCTGCCTTCCCCTCTCCAGCCCGGCGAGACGGTCGAGCTGGAGATGCCCTTCACGGTGACGATCGGGGCCCGAGCGGGCGGCTATGGCCTGATGCAGAAAACCGGCGATGGGCGTCTCGTCCTCTACTACGGTTATCCGGAGCTGGCCCGGATTCAGGAAGGCCGCTGCGTCCTGGATCCGCCGTGGGAGAACGGGGATCTGCACCAAGCGGAGGCGGCGCACTTCGCCCTCCGCCTGCGCCTTCCCGAAGGGATGGCGCTGGCGGCGAGCGGCGTGACGGTTCGGGAATCCGCCGGGCCAGGGGGATGGCAGACCGTGGAGATCGTGGCGCCATATACGCGGAACTTCGTGATGGTCGCCGGGGAGATGCGCCGGATCTCCGTTGAACGGGATGGGATCCGGGTGAACGGGTTTTACCGGAACGCGCCGGCGGCAGAGGCGCGCCGGGCCCTGGAGGACGCGGCCGACGCCCTGGAGCGGTTCGGGAGGGCCTTCGGCGATTACCCCCTGGCGGAGCTGGATGTGGTGGAGGTTCCCCTGCGCGGTGGGGCGGCCGGCGTGGAGGCCAGCGGCCTGGTGATGATCGGCGAGGACCTCTATGGGATGGGGGATCTGAACGGGCTGTTCGGAGGGCTCTCCCCCGGAGGCGGAACCCTGGACCTTCTGGGGTTCGTGGTGGCCCACGAGGTGGCCCATCAGTGGTGGTATGGGATGGTGGGCAACGACGCCCATCGGGAGCCATGGCTGGACGAGGGGCTGACGAATTGGTCGGCGGTCTTTTGGGTGGAGCAGGCCCACGGCCCGGAGGCCGCCCGGATGACCTGGGATCTCCTGGTCCTGTTCCCCTATCGCTTCCGGCTGATGGAGGGCGATCTCCCCCTGAACATGCCGGCGGAGCGATATTCGCCGTGGGATTACGCGGCGATTGTGTATGGGAAAGGGGCCTGGATGATGGAGGTCCTGCGCCGCGAGATGGGGGAGGAGCGCTTTTTCGCCTTCCTGCGGCGGTATCTTCAGCGCCACCGCTGGAGCTGGGCGACGGGGGATTCCTGGCGGGAGACCCTGGCGGAGTTCATGGGGAAGGAGCGGGCGGAGGCGTTCTATCAGCGATGGGTGACCGGTGCCGGGGTGACGGAAAAGGATCTCCCCCCCAGCGAGACGCTGGATCCGCTCCTGCGGGATCCCACGATGGCGGCGCTGCTCCGTTCGCTCCTGGAGCTCCTCATGCAGGCGCAGCCTTGA